The Clostridium septicum genome contains a region encoding:
- the rplN gene encoding 50S ribosomal protein L14 yields MIQQQTLLKVADNSGAKEIMCIRVLGGSKRKFGNIGDIIVASVKSATPGGVVKKGDVVKAVIVRSVRGLRRADGSYIKFDENAAVIIKDDKQPRGTRIFGPVARELRDKEFNKILSLAPEVL; encoded by the coding sequence ATGATACAACAACAAACCTTACTAAAGGTAGCAGATAACTCAGGTGCTAAAGAAATTATGTGTATCAGAGTTTTAGGCGGATCAAAAAGAAAGTTCGGTAACATTGGAGATATAATAGTTGCTAGCGTTAAAAGTGCAACACCAGGCGGAGTTGTTAAAAAAGGCGACGTTGTAAAAGCTGTTATAGTTAGATCAGTTAGAGGATTAAGAAGAGCTGATGGTTCATACATTAAGTTTGATGAAAATGCAGCTGTTATTATAAAAGATGATAAGCAACCAAGAGGAACTCGTATCTTCGGACCAGTTGCTAGGGAGCTAAGAGATAAAGAATTTAACAAAATATTATCATTAGCACCTGAAGTTCTATAA
- the rpsQ gene encoding 30S ribosomal protein S17 — translation MERGLRKKKIGRVVSDKMEKTIVVAVETKVRHPLYGKTVNRTTKFKAHDENNEAKINDRVLIMETRPLSKDKRWRLVEIVEKAK, via the coding sequence ATGGAAAGAGGATTAAGAAAGAAAAAAATAGGTAGAGTTGTTTCAGATAAAATGGAAAAAACTATTGTTGTTGCTGTTGAGACTAAGGTAAGACACCCATTATATGGCAAGACTGTTAATAGAACAACAAAGTTTAAAGCTCATGATGAAAACAATGAAGCTAAAATTAATGATAGAGTTTTAATTATGGAGACTAGACCATTATCTAAGGATAAGAGATGGAGACTTGTTGAAATAGTTGAAAAAGCTAAATAG
- a CDS encoding DNA-directed RNA polymerase subunit alpha, with the protein MLEIEKPIIECIEANEDGTYGKYVVEPLERGYGITLGNALRRILLSSLPGVAPTSVKIDGVLHEFSTVQGVKEDVTEIILNIKSLALTMNGEGPKTIYIDAQGPGVVTGADIKTDGDVEVVSKDLHIATLDDNGKLYMELTVNRGRGYVTQNKNKSDELPISAIAVDSIYTPVKRVNFTVENTRVGQITDYDKLTLEIWTNGTIKIDEAISLSAKILIEHFKLFMSLGDSTNDVEIMIEKEEDKKEKVLEMTVEELDLSVRSYNCLKRAGINTVQELAGKSMDDMMKVRNLGKKSLEEVERKLKELGLGLRLNDE; encoded by the coding sequence ATGTTAGAAATAGAAAAGCCAATAATAGAATGTATAGAAGCAAATGAAGACGGTACTTACGGTAAGTATGTAGTTGAACCACTAGAAAGAGGATATGGTATTACGCTTGGTAATGCACTAAGAAGAATATTATTATCATCACTTCCAGGTGTTGCTCCTACATCAGTTAAAATCGATGGAGTACTTCATGAATTTTCAACTGTGCAAGGTGTTAAAGAAGATGTTACAGAAATAATCTTAAACATTAAATCATTAGCACTAACAATGAATGGTGAAGGTCCTAAGACTATCTACATAGATGCACAAGGACCTGGAGTAGTTACAGGTGCAGATATAAAAACTGATGGAGACGTTGAAGTTGTAAGCAAAGACCTACACATTGCAACATTAGACGATAATGGAAAGTTATATATGGAATTAACAGTTAATAGAGGTAGAGGATATGTTACTCAAAATAAAAATAAGAGTGATGAACTTCCAATATCAGCAATCGCTGTTGATTCAATATATACACCAGTTAAAAGAGTTAACTTTACAGTAGAAAACACTAGAGTAGGTCAAATTACTGATTATGATAAGTTAACTTTAGAAATCTGGACTAATGGAACTATAAAGATTGATGAAGCTATAAGCTTATCAGCGAAAATCCTTATAGAACACTTTAAATTATTTATGTCTTTAGGTGATAGCACTAATGACGTAGAAATTATGATAGAAAAAGAAGAAGACAAGAAAGAAAAAGTACTAGAGATGACTGTAGAAGAGCTAGATTTATCAGTTAGATCATATAACTGCTTAAAAAGAGCTGGTATAAATACAGTTCAAGAACTTGCTGGAAAATCAATGGATGATATGATGAAAGTAAGAAATCTAGGAAAGAAGTCTTTAGAGGAAGTCGAAAGAAAGCTTAAGGAATTAGGCTTAGGATTACGACTAAACGATGAGTAA
- the infA gene encoding translation initiation factor IF-1: MSKDDVIEMQGTVLESLPNAMFQVELESGHKILAHISGKLRMNFIRILPGDKVTIELSPYDLTRGRITWRAK; encoded by the coding sequence ATGTCAAAAGATGACGTTATAGAAATGCAAGGTACGGTATTAGAATCTTTACCAAATGCTATGTTCCAAGTAGAACTAGAAAGCGGACATAAGATTCTAGCACATATATCAGGTAAATTAAGAATGAACTTCATAAGAATTCTACCAGGAGATAAAGTTACAATAGAACTTTCTCCATATGATTTAACTAGAGGTAGAATTACATGGAGAGCTAAATAA
- the rplE gene encoding 50S ribosomal protein L5, with the protein MTTRLQEKYEKEVVQAMIEKFGYKNIMEVPKLEKIVINMGVGEAKDNQKILEAAVNDLTIIAGQKPILTRAKKSVANFKIRENMALGCKVTLRKAKMYEFADKLMSIALPRVRDFRGVSSKAFDGRGNYSLGVKEQLIFPEIEYDKIDKVRGMDIIFVTSANTDEEARELLRFLGMPFAQ; encoded by the coding sequence ATGACAACAAGACTTCAAGAGAAGTACGAAAAAGAAGTAGTGCAAGCTATGATAGAAAAGTTCGGATATAAAAACATCATGGAAGTTCCAAAGCTTGAGAAAATTGTCATCAACATGGGAGTAGGAGAAGCTAAGGACAATCAAAAAATATTAGAAGCAGCAGTTAATGATTTAACTATTATTGCAGGTCAAAAGCCAATCTTAACAAGAGCAAAGAAATCAGTTGCTAACTTTAAGATTAGAGAAAATATGGCTTTAGGATGTAAGGTTACATTAAGAAAGGCAAAGATGTATGAATTTGCTGATAAATTAATGTCAATTGCTCTTCCAAGAGTTAGAGATTTTAGAGGAGTTTCATCAAAGGCTTTCGATGGTAGAGGAAACTACTCATTAGGAGTTAAAGAGCAATTAATATTCCCAGAAATTGAATACGATAAAATCGATAAGGTTAGAGGAATGGATATTATCTTCGTTACATCAGCAAATACAGACGAAGAAGCAAGAGAATTATTAAGATTCCTTGGAATGCCATTTGCTCAATAA
- a CDS encoding KOW domain-containing RNA-binding protein, whose protein sequence is MAKVIIEVKSLQNNDLIGKVILSQAGRDKNHLYVIIEQISEAYVLLSNGSTKTVQMPKKKKLKHFTVLGDVNDEIKASIISKDRGTDLKIKRFLKLKGIVKEG, encoded by the coding sequence ATGGCTAAGGTAATCATCGAGGTGAAAAGTTTGCAAAACAATGACTTAATTGGGAAAGTAATTCTTTCACAAGCAGGAAGAGATAAAAATCATTTATATGTGATTATTGAACAAATAAGTGAGGCTTATGTGCTTCTGAGTAATGGAAGTACTAAAACAGTTCAGATGCCTAAGAAAAAAAAGCTAAAACATTTTACTGTTTTAGGAGATGTAAATGATGAGATTAAAGCATCAATAATATCTAAAGATAGAGGTACTGATTTAAAAATCAAGAGATTTCTAAAGCTTAAAGGCATTGTTAAGGAGGGTTGA
- the secY gene encoding preprotein translocase subunit SecY, producing MLSTLRNAWKVPELKKKFLWTIFLVAIFRIGIHIPIPGISTSHLKELTGSGTLLGFYDLLSGGALSRFSIFALSVTPYINASIIIQLLTIAIPSLEQLSKEGEEGRKKIQKITRILSIVIGIVLAFGAYQMIASTGATAGITTSEMIVVLVALVTGSTFCMWLGDQITVKGFGNGVSILIFVNIISQLPMTLMSLFTLKDTGKITIVEIALFIVFALALLGATIFFSLAERRVPVQYAGKAVGSKVMRGQSTHIPLSIIGSAVIAIIFAMSVMMFPKTIAMFFQGRDWATWIVSSKYSIFNEKTWMYPVCYSILTIFFTWFYTQITFKPDEMAENLHKSAGFVPGIRPGEATEKYFEKVLTKVSLIGGIFAALLAVLPILISNTSLEGIQFGGTSLLIVVGVALDFSRQLDSQLVMRHYQGFLK from the coding sequence ATGCTATCAACCCTACGTAATGCCTGGAAGGTTCCCGAGTTAAAGAAAAAATTTCTATGGACAATATTTTTAGTTGCAATTTTCAGGATTGGAATACATATTCCTATTCCTGGGATTAGCACATCACATTTAAAAGAATTAACTGGAAGTGGCACTTTACTTGGTTTTTATGATTTATTATCAGGTGGAGCTTTAAGCAGATTTAGTATATTTGCATTAAGTGTTACACCTTATATTAATGCTTCGATTATTATTCAATTGCTTACAATAGCAATTCCATCTTTAGAACAACTTTCTAAAGAAGGTGAAGAAGGTAGAAAGAAGATTCAAAAGATCACAAGAATACTTTCAATTGTAATAGGAATAGTATTAGCGTTTGGTGCTTATCAAATGATTGCATCAACAGGAGCTACAGCAGGGATAACAACATCAGAAATGATAGTTGTACTAGTAGCATTAGTTACTGGATCAACATTCTGTATGTGGTTAGGTGACCAAATAACAGTTAAGGGATTTGGAAATGGTGTTTCCATATTAATTTTTGTTAATATAATATCCCAATTACCTATGACTTTAATGTCATTATTTACATTAAAGGATACTGGTAAAATTACTATAGTAGAAATTGCACTATTTATAGTGTTTGCATTAGCATTGCTTGGAGCAACAATATTCTTCTCACTAGCAGAAAGAAGAGTACCTGTTCAATATGCAGGAAAGGCTGTTGGAAGTAAGGTTATGAGAGGGCAATCTACTCATATTCCACTTAGCATAATTGGATCTGCTGTAATAGCAATAATCTTTGCTATGTCAGTTATGATGTTTCCAAAAACTATCGCTATGTTCTTCCAAGGACGTGACTGGGCAACGTGGATAGTATCTAGTAAATATAGTATATTTAATGAAAAAACTTGGATGTATCCAGTTTGTTATTCAATATTAACTATATTTTTTACTTGGTTCTACACACAAATTACATTTAAGCCTGATGAAATGGCAGAAAATCTGCACAAGTCAGCAGGATTTGTACCAGGAATTAGACCAGGCGAAGCAACAGAAAAGTATTTTGAAAAAGTACTTACAAAAGTATCTTTAATAGGTGGAATATTTGCAGCATTACTTGCAGTATTACCAATTTTAATTTCAAATACTTCTTTAGAAGGAATTCAATTTGGAGGTACATCATTATTAATTGTTGTTGGAGTTGCTTTGGATTTCTCAAGACAACTTGATTCACAACTAGTAATGAGACATTACCAAGGATTCTTAAAATAG
- the rpsD gene encoding 30S ribosomal protein S4 produces the protein MARYTGATCRLCRREGMKLFLKGDRCYTDKCAFVRRSYAPGQHGAAKKKMSNYGVQLREKQKARRIYGVLEGQFRTYYEKADHMRGITGENLLMLLEMRLDNVVYRLGYGASRNEARQLVTHGHFLVNGKKVDIPSFKVSVNDVITVCEKSRGTEKFKTFVENPKTLPKWLEANVDNYEGKVIAEPTREDIDVPVNETLIVELYSK, from the coding sequence ATGGCAAGATATACTGGAGCTACATGTAGATTATGTAGAAGAGAAGGTATGAAATTATTCCTTAAAGGGGATAGATGTTATACAGATAAATGTGCTTTTGTTAGAAGAAGCTATGCACCAGGACAACACGGAGCAGCTAAGAAGAAAATGTCTAACTACGGAGTACAATTAAGAGAAAAGCAAAAAGCTAGAAGAATATACGGAGTTCTTGAAGGACAATTCAGAACTTATTATGAAAAAGCTGATCACATGAGAGGAATCACTGGTGAAAACCTACTTATGTTATTAGAAATGAGATTAGACAATGTTGTTTATAGACTAGGATATGGTGCTTCAAGAAACGAAGCAAGACAATTAGTTACTCATGGTCATTTCTTAGTAAATGGCAAGAAGGTAGATATTCCTTCATTCAAGGTTTCTGTTAATGATGTAATCACAGTTTGTGAAAAGAGCAGAGGAACTGAAAAATTCAAGACTTTTGTTGAAAATCCAAAGACATTACCAAAGTGGTTAGAAGCTAATGTTGATAACTATGAAGGTAAAGTAATTGCTGAACCAACAAGAGAAGATATAGACGTTCCAGTTAACGAAACTCTTATTGTTGAGTTATACAGCAAGTAA
- the rpsK gene encoding 30S ribosomal protein S11 — protein sequence MAAQKVKKTRRRKERKNVEHGAAHIKSTFNNSIVTLTDAAGNALSWSSAGALGFRGSRKSTPFAAQMAAETAAKAAMEHGLKSIEVYVKGPGAGREAAIRSLQAAGLEVTLIKDVTPIPHNGCRPPKRRRV from the coding sequence ATGGCAGCTCAAAAAGTCAAAAAGACTAGAAGAAGAAAAGAAAGAAAGAATGTTGAGCATGGTGCTGCACACATCAAGTCAACTTTCAATAACTCAATAGTTACTTTAACTGATGCGGCAGGAAATGCTTTATCATGGTCAAGTGCAGGAGCTCTAGGTTTCAGAGGATCAAGAAAGAGCACTCCATTTGCAGCACAAATGGCAGCTGAAACAGCAGCTAAAGCAGCTATGGAACACGGATTAAAAAGTATAGAAGTATACGTAAAGGGACCAGGTGCTGGTAGAGAAGCAGCTATAAGATCCCTACAAGCAGCAGGATTAGAAGTAACACTTATAAAAGATGTTACTCCAATTCCACACAACGGATGTAGACCACCAAAGAGAAGAAGAGTCTAG
- the rplF gene encoding 50S ribosomal protein L6: MSRVGRLPIAIPAGVTVTVSAENVVTVKGPKGELVKAMNKDMNIAVEDNQVVVTRPSDQKEHRALHGLTRALINNMIIGVEKGFEKSLELIGVGYRAQLQGKKLVMNLGYSHPVEIEPIEGVTFETPAATKVVVKGIDKEKVGAAAADIRSWRKPEPYKGKGIKYDNEVIRRKEGKTGKK, from the coding sequence ATGTCAAGAGTAGGTAGATTACCTATAGCTATACCTGCAGGCGTAACTGTAACTGTTTCAGCAGAAAATGTTGTTACAGTTAAAGGTCCAAAGGGCGAACTTGTTAAAGCTATGAACAAAGACATGAATATAGCAGTTGAAGACAACCAAGTTGTTGTTACTAGACCTAGCGATCAAAAAGAGCACAGAGCTCTTCATGGATTAACTAGAGCATTAATCAACAACATGATAATCGGAGTTGAAAAAGGATTTGAAAAATCTTTAGAATTAATAGGTGTTGGTTATAGAGCTCAATTACAAGGTAAGAAACTTGTAATGAACTTAGGATATTCACATCCAGTTGAAATAGAACCAATCGAAGGTGTTACTTTCGAAACTCCAGCTGCAACAAAAGTTGTAGTTAAGGGTATCGACAAGGAAAAGGTTGGAGCTGCTGCGGCTGATATAAGATCATGGAGAAAACCTGAACCATATAAGGGTAAGGGAATTAAGTACGATAACGAAGTTATCAGACGTAAAGAAGGTAAAACTGGTAAGAAATAA
- the rplR gene encoding 50S ribosomal protein L18 has protein sequence MFKKVDRKASRERRHLRVRKKISGTPERPRLSVYRSEKNIYAQIIDDVNAVTLVSASSLDKDFAVKAGGNKEAAKLVGELVAKKALEKGISEVVFDRGGYVYHGRVQTLAEAAREAGLKF, from the coding sequence ATGTTCAAGAAGGTAGACAGAAAAGCTAGTAGAGAAAGACGTCACCTTAGAGTACGTAAGAAAATTTCTGGTACTCCTGAGAGACCAAGACTTTCAGTATATAGAAGTGAAAAAAATATATATGCTCAAATAATAGATGATGTTAATGCAGTAACTTTAGTTTCAGCTTCAAGCTTAGACAAAGATTTTGCTGTAAAGGCAGGCGGAAATAAAGAGGCAGCTAAGCTTGTAGGAGAATTAGTTGCTAAGAAAGCTTTAGAAAAAGGAATCTCAGAAGTAGTATTTGACAGAGGTGGATACGTTTATCACGGAAGAGTTCAAACATTAGCTGAAGCTGCAAGAGAAGCAGGTTTAAAATTCTAA
- the rpsE gene encoding 30S ribosomal protein S5 yields the protein MRVDPSTLDLKEKVVYINRVTKVVKGGRNFRFSALVVVGDENGHVGVGMGKSIEIPEAIKKGIEDAKKHLVSVAIVENTVPHEIYGKFGTGKVLIMPAKEGTGVIAGGPARSVLELAGLKDVRAKSLGSNNPKNMVNATINGLANLRTAEDIAKLRGKTVEEILG from the coding sequence ATGAGAGTCGATCCTAGCACACTAGACCTTAAAGAAAAGGTTGTTTATATAAACAGAGTAACTAAGGTTGTTAAGGGTGGTAGAAACTTCAGATTCAGCGCTTTAGTAGTTGTAGGTGACGAAAACGGACACGTAGGCGTGGGAATGGGTAAGTCAATAGAAATCCCTGAAGCAATCAAAAAAGGAATTGAAGACGCTAAGAAGCACTTAGTAAGTGTTGCGATAGTTGAAAACACAGTTCCTCATGAAATATATGGTAAATTTGGAACTGGTAAAGTTCTTATAATGCCAGCTAAAGAAGGTACAGGAGTTATAGCTGGAGGTCCAGCAAGATCTGTATTAGAATTAGCAGGATTAAAGGATGTTAGAGCTAAGTCATTAGGTTCAAACAATCCTAAAAATATGGTAAATGCAACAATCAACGGATTAGCAAACTTAAGAACAGCTGAAGATATAGCTAAATTAAGAGGCAAAACTGTTGAAGAAATTTTAGGTTAG
- the rpmD gene encoding 50S ribosomal protein L30: protein MAKIKVTLVKSLIGRKKDHIATAHALGLKKIGKTVEHEETPQIRGMINKVDYLLKVEEV, encoded by the coding sequence ATGGCAAAGATTAAAGTTACTTTAGTAAAGAGCTTAATTGGAAGAAAGAAAGACCATATTGCTACTGCACATGCCCTTGGACTTAAAAAAATCGGTAAGACAGTAGAACATGAAGAAACTCCTCAAATCAGAGGAATGATCAATAAAGTTGACTATCTACTAAAAGTAGAAGAAGTTTAA
- a CDS encoding adenylate kinase, whose protein sequence is MKIVLLGPPGAGKGTQAKSISNRYSIPHISTGDIFRKNISENTPLGVEAKKHIDKGQLVPDEITINMVKNRLQDEDCKGGYLLDGFPRTVAQAEALQQFLIERNENIDTALLIEVPMEFILERMTGRRVCPSCGASYHIKFNPPTIAGKCDVCGSDIIQRKDDSEETVSERLDVYERQTQPLIDFYKERNLLSIVDGTKAINEVFEGICDILGSGK, encoded by the coding sequence GTGAAGATAGTATTATTAGGTCCTCCTGGAGCAGGAAAGGGAACACAGGCAAAATCAATTAGTAATAGATACTCTATACCACATATTTCTACTGGAGATATATTCAGAAAGAACATTTCTGAAAACACTCCATTAGGAGTAGAAGCTAAAAAGCACATCGATAAAGGTCAGTTAGTACCAGATGAAATTACTATTAATATGGTAAAAAATAGACTACAAGATGAAGATTGTAAGGGCGGATATCTTTTGGATGGTTTTCCAAGGACAGTTGCACAAGCAGAAGCCCTTCAACAATTTTTAATAGAAAGAAATGAAAATATTGATACTGCATTATTAATAGAAGTACCAATGGAATTCATTTTAGAAAGAATGACAGGCAGAAGAGTTTGTCCATCATGTGGAGCTAGTTATCATATAAAGTTTAATCCACCAACTATTGCAGGAAAATGTGATGTTTGTGGTAGTGATATAATCCAAAGAAAAGATGATTCAGAGGAAACTGTATCAGAAAGATTAGATGTGTATGAGAGACAAACACAACCACTGATTGATTTTTACAAAGAAAGAAACTTACTTTCAATTGTAGATGGTACAAAAGCTATTAACGAAGTATTCGAAGGTATCTGTGATATCTTAGGGAGTGGCAAATAA
- the rpsM gene encoding 30S ribosomal protein S13 → MARISGVDLPREKRVEIGLTYIYGIGLSTSHKILAATGVNPDTRVKDLTEEEVTAIREYVKTLTIEGDLRREVALNIKRLVEVGCYRGIRHRKGLPVRGQKTKTNARTRKGPKKTIANKKK, encoded by the coding sequence ATGGCAAGAATATCAGGCGTAGACCTACCAAGAGAAAAAAGAGTTGAAATAGGTCTAACATATATATACGGAATAGGACTTTCTACTTCACACAAGATTCTAGCTGCTACTGGAGTTAATCCAGACACTAGAGTTAAGGATCTTACAGAAGAAGAAGTTACAGCAATTAGAGAATATGTAAAAACTTTAACTATAGAAGGTGACTTAAGAAGAGAAGTTGCTTTAAACATCAAGAGACTAGTAGAAGTTGGATGTTATAGAGGAATAAGACATAGAAAAGGTCTTCCAGTTAGAGGTCAAAAGACTAAAACTAACGCAAGAACAAGAAAAGGTCCAAAGAAGACTATCGCAAATAAGAAGAAGTAG
- the rplX gene encoding 50S ribosomal protein L24, with protein MKVHVRKNDTVVVISGKDKGKTGEVLKVSPKTGKVIVQGVNIVKKHQKPNRANAQGGIIEKEGAIYSSKVMLYCTKCKNATRISNKILEDGTKVRVCKKCGETF; from the coding sequence TTGAAGGTACATGTTAGAAAGAATGACACAGTTGTAGTTATTTCAGGTAAAGATAAAGGGAAAACAGGTGAAGTTTTAAAAGTAAGTCCTAAAACAGGTAAGGTTATCGTTCAAGGAGTTAATATAGTTAAAAAGCACCAAAAACCAAACAGAGCTAACGCTCAAGGTGGTATAATTGAAAAAGAAGGAGCTATATACAGCTCAAAAGTTATGTTATACTGCACTAAATGTAAAAACGCTACAAGAATTAGTAACAAAATCTTAGAAGATGGTACTAAAGTTAGAGTTTGTAAGAAGTGTGGAGAAACATTCTAG
- the rpsH gene encoding 30S ribosomal protein S8: protein MVMTDPIADLLTRIRNANAVRHEVVEVPSSNMKKAVTNILLQEGYIKEIEEYNDGVVPMLRISLKYGANKERVITGIKRISKPGLRVYCKKDETPKVLNGLGIAIISTSKGLLVDREARKAGLGGEVVCYVW, encoded by the coding sequence ATGGTTATGACAGATCCTATCGCAGATTTGCTAACACGTATAAGAAATGCAAATGCTGTAAGACATGAAGTTGTAGAAGTACCTTCATCAAACATGAAGAAGGCTGTTACGAATATATTATTACAAGAGGGATATATAAAAGAAATAGAGGAATACAACGATGGAGTAGTTCCAATGTTAAGAATATCTCTTAAGTATGGTGCAAATAAAGAAAGAGTTATAACTGGTATAAAGAGAATATCAAAACCAGGATTAAGAGTTTACTGTAAGAAGGATGAAACACCAAAGGTTCTTAATGGACTAGGAATCGCTATAATATCAACTTCTAAAGGTTTATTAGTTGATAGAGAAGCTAGAAAAGCTGGATTAGGCGGAGAAGTAGTTTGCTACGTTTGGTAG
- the map gene encoding type I methionyl aminopeptidase — MIIIKNHNEIDLMRAAGKIVAETLLLVEEKVRPGITTAELDKIAEEFITKHGAKPSFKGLYGFPASLCISVNEQVVHGIPGGYVLKDGDIISVDCGAELNGFHGDAARTFAVGNVSEEAKKLIKVTEESFFKGIEHAKVNNRLTDISHEIQNYVESNGFSVVRDFVGHGIGRVVHEDPEVPNFGRPGRGPKLVAGMTLAIEPMVNIGTYKVKTLKDDWTVVTSDKSLSAHYENTVVILPDGPEILTLIK, encoded by the coding sequence ATGATCATCATTAAAAACCACAATGAAATAGACCTAATGAGAGCAGCAGGTAAAATAGTAGCTGAAACATTACTATTGGTTGAAGAAAAAGTAAGACCAGGAATAACTACTGCTGAATTAGACAAGATAGCAGAAGAATTTATAACTAAGCATGGAGCAAAGCCTTCATTTAAAGGGCTATATGGTTTTCCTGCTTCACTATGTATATCTGTTAACGAGCAAGTAGTTCATGGGATCCCAGGAGGGTATGTATTAAAAGATGGAGATATTATTAGTGTAGATTGTGGAGCAGAACTCAATGGTTTTCATGGAGATGCTGCTAGAACATTTGCAGTAGGGAATGTCTCAGAAGAAGCTAAGAAGTTAATAAAAGTAACAGAAGAGTCTTTCTTTAAAGGTATTGAACATGCAAAAGTCAACAACAGACTAACTGATATATCACATGAAATACAAAACTACGTAGAGTCAAATGGCTTTTCGGTAGTAAGAGATTTCGTAGGACACGGTATAGGTAGAGTTGTACACGAAGATCCTGAGGTACCGAACTTCGGTAGACCAGGAAGAGGTCCAAAACTAGTGGCAGGAATGACTCTAGCAATTGAACCTATGGTTAATATAGGAACATATAAAGTGAAAACTTTAAAGGATGATTGGACTGTAGTAACTAGTGATAAAAGTCTATCTGCACACTACGAAAATACTGTTGTAATTTTACCAGATGGACCCGAAATATTAACACTAATTAAATAA
- a CDS encoding type Z 30S ribosomal protein S14 — MARKAIIEKWKREPKYSTRAYTRCRICGRPHSVLKKFGICRICFRELAYKGQIPGCKKASW, encoded by the coding sequence GTGGCACGTAAGGCTATTATTGAAAAGTGGAAAAGAGAACCAAAATACTCAACAAGAGCTTATACAAGATGCAGAATATGTGGAAGACCACATTCAGTACTAAAAAAATTTGGTATTTGCCGTATATGCTTTAGAGAACTTGCTTACAAGGGTCAAATCCCTGGTTGTAAGAAAGCAAGTTGGTAA
- the rpmJ gene encoding 50S ribosomal protein L36 — MKVRPSVKPICEKCKIIRRKGRVMVICENPKHKQKQG; from the coding sequence ATGAAAGTAAGACCATCAGTTAAGCCTATTTGCGAAAAGTGCAAGATTATAAGAAGAAAAGGAAGAGTAATGGTAATCTGTGAAAATCCTAAGCACAAGCAAAAGCAAGGCTAA
- the rplO gene encoding 50S ribosomal protein L15, translated as MKLHELKPAAGSKKAPKRVGRGTGSGLGRNAGKGEKGQNARSGGGVRPGFEGGQMPLYRRLPKRGFTNIFAKKYVSINVDRLNIFENGTEVTPEVLLERRVVSKVMDGVKILGNGTIEKSLTVKGCKFSKSAAEKIEAAGGKVEVI; from the coding sequence ATGAAACTTCATGAATTAAAACCAGCAGCAGGAAGTAAGAAAGCTCCTAAGAGAGTTGGTAGAGGTACTGGTTCAGGTTTAGGTAGAAACGCCGGAAAAGGTGAAAAAGGCCAAAACGCTAGATCAGGCGGTGGAGTAAGACCAGGATTTGAAGGAGGTCAAATGCCACTATACAGAAGACTTCCTAAGAGAGGATTCACAAATATATTTGCTAAGAAATATGTTAGCATTAACGTTGATAGATTAAACATTTTTGAAAACGGAACTGAAGTTACTCCAGAAGTTTTACTTGAAAGAAGAGTAGTAAGTAAAGTAATGGACGGAGTTAAAATTTTAGGAAATGGTACAATAGAAAAGAGCCTAACTGTTAAAGGATGTAAATTCTCCAAATCAGCGGCTGAAAAGATAGAAGCAGCTGGAGGAAAAGTTGAGGTGATTTAG